Proteins encoded together in one Hymenobacter monticola window:
- a CDS encoding putative LPS assembly protein LptD, whose translation MPARFGLRSEAGFRPSPHRLTAARLRPGVLGCVFLLLFGLAGLASGQTGQPTPKKTQRKAKIQARKARAQAIRQAPTTPGVDSSTVATPRRGTTVAPAKPGQRPGSAPTPPVRNISADPRDPVGPPPPGVRNAGQSRVPGASHKPVPDTLAPGGGARLPGVVPTDTSGLVNGVRGAGDSLQVAAKPKGQIQTTINYTAKDSIQFDVTKKVARLYESASVVYGQTDLKAALITVNYGNNTMQAEGRLDSVKNRQVGTPILTDNGQKYQARTIAYNFKSKKAKVSEAVTTQGEGYVGAQVIKRLPNGDINGLMGRYTTCNLEHPHFYIQAKKMKMIPGDKVVTGPFNLVIGDVPTPLGFLFGFFPTPKRSRGSGVLIPTFGQAADRGYFLTNGGYYFAPNDYIGVRLTGDIYAGNAETFGGWGATADISYLKRYTYQGNFNFRFSTRPSNQILATDAVGVGQTYIRPPAANSFWITWSHTPVPKPGGGRFSASVNAGTSSYNQINSLDARRYLSTQFSSSVSYSKQIRNSPINYDIRLSQAQGTDGRMTFTLPDISVGVARQYPYQWFGIKPGQGGKFGAATYEQFTLSYNLTARNEVSNTIGARSLANGLPLLGGTNDNIRIPFSFATLGRLLQNSNNGIQHQFGIGLGSYDLGPHFKLSPSVNYSEVWYSKKLRYLYSPVAQAVRIDTVYGFNRLNTYSGALSLNTTIYGTVVRRGVHKIQALRHKITPSLNYTYAPDLRTEERFPVGSTVLNGYINQFGQPVYNTTRANQVLLNNYTFDSYQSFLYGTPGGSSQNTISFSLQNAVEMKIRDSNDTTGLNPFKKSNLIEGLDFNIGYNLNNGEADSLRLTPLGVNFRTQIAKKLNLNSTATFSAYQRDASGRTINKYLFEADPRKLLRLTSASFGATYSFNPATGKKKSTIPRAVAPANDPTLGTVGPPNYYADYVDFDIPWELSLTYAAGYTTNPVPLTQAYLDANFQGRRPPILALNTVGVTGSVKLTENLRLSYNLGYDITNQSITYPNITFFRDLHCWQINGTWIPFGITKGYNFTIAAKSSLLQDLKINRNRYAQFQ comes from the coding sequence TTGCCTGCTAGGTTTGGCCTTCGTTCCGAAGCCGGGTTTCGGCCCTCGCCGCACCGCCTGACGGCGGCGCGGCTTCGCCCTGGCGTGCTGGGGTGTGTCTTTTTACTGCTGTTCGGCCTCGCGGGTTTAGCTTCGGGCCAAACAGGGCAGCCCACGCCCAAAAAGACCCAGCGCAAAGCCAAAATTCAGGCCCGCAAGGCGCGGGCCCAGGCCATCCGGCAGGCGCCCACCACGCCGGGCGTCGACTCCAGCACCGTGGCCACGCCCCGGCGCGGCACCACCGTGGCCCCGGCCAAGCCCGGCCAGCGGCCTGGCTCGGCCCCCACCCCGCCGGTGCGCAACATCTCGGCCGACCCGCGCGACCCCGTGGGCCCGCCCCCGCCCGGTGTGCGCAACGCCGGCCAGTCGCGCGTGCCCGGCGCTTCCCACAAGCCCGTACCCGATACGCTGGCCCCCGGCGGCGGTGCCCGCCTGCCCGGCGTGGTGCCCACCGACACCAGCGGGCTGGTGAACGGCGTGCGCGGCGCCGGCGATTCCTTGCAAGTGGCGGCCAAGCCCAAGGGCCAGATTCAAACCACCATCAACTACACGGCCAAGGACTCCATTCAGTTCGACGTGACCAAGAAGGTGGCGCGGCTGTATGAAAGCGCCAGCGTGGTGTATGGCCAAACCGACCTCAAGGCGGCCCTCATCACGGTGAACTACGGCAACAACACCATGCAGGCCGAAGGCCGGCTGGACTCGGTCAAAAACAGGCAGGTGGGCACGCCCATTCTTACCGACAATGGCCAGAAATACCAGGCCCGCACCATTGCCTACAATTTCAAGAGCAAGAAAGCCAAGGTATCCGAGGCCGTGACTACGCAGGGCGAGGGCTACGTGGGTGCGCAGGTCATCAAACGTCTGCCCAACGGCGACATCAACGGCCTGATGGGGCGCTACACGACGTGCAACCTGGAGCACCCCCACTTCTACATTCAGGCCAAGAAAATGAAGATGATTCCGGGCGACAAGGTCGTGACCGGGCCCTTCAACCTCGTCATTGGCGACGTGCCCACGCCGCTGGGTTTCCTGTTCGGGTTTTTCCCCACGCCCAAGCGCAGCCGGGGCTCGGGGGTGTTGATTCCGACCTTCGGGCAGGCCGCCGACCGGGGCTACTTCCTCACCAACGGCGGCTACTATTTCGCGCCCAACGACTACATCGGCGTGCGCCTGACCGGGGACATTTACGCCGGCAACGCCGAAACCTTCGGTGGCTGGGGCGCCACGGCCGACATTTCGTACCTGAAGCGCTACACCTACCAGGGCAACTTCAACTTCCGCTTCTCGACGCGGCCCAGCAACCAGATTCTGGCCACCGACGCCGTGGGCGTGGGCCAGACCTACATCCGCCCGCCGGCCGCCAACTCGTTCTGGATTACCTGGAGCCACACGCCCGTGCCCAAGCCCGGCGGCGGCCGCTTCTCGGCCAGCGTGAATGCGGGCACCAGCAGCTACAACCAAATCAACAGCCTCGACGCGCGGCGCTACCTGTCCACGCAGTTCAGCTCCAGCGTCAGCTACTCGAAGCAGATTCGCAACTCCCCCATCAACTACGACATCCGCCTGAGCCAGGCCCAGGGCACCGACGGCCGCATGACCTTCACCCTGCCCGACATCAGCGTGGGCGTGGCCCGGCAATACCCCTACCAGTGGTTCGGCATCAAGCCGGGCCAGGGCGGCAAGTTTGGGGCGGCCACCTACGAGCAGTTCACGCTGAGCTACAACCTCACGGCCCGCAACGAGGTGAGCAACACCATCGGCGCCCGCTCGCTGGCCAATGGCCTGCCCCTGCTGGGCGGCACCAACGACAACATCCGCATTCCGTTCAGCTTTGCCACCCTGGGCCGGCTATTGCAGAATTCCAACAACGGCATCCAGCACCAGTTCGGCATCGGGCTGGGCTCTTACGACTTGGGGCCCCACTTCAAGCTCAGCCCCTCGGTGAACTACAGCGAGGTGTGGTACAGCAAGAAACTACGCTACCTCTATAGCCCGGTGGCCCAAGCGGTGCGCATCGACACCGTCTACGGCTTCAACCGCCTGAATACCTATTCTGGAGCGCTGAGCCTCAACACCACCATCTACGGCACGGTGGTGCGCCGGGGCGTGCACAAGATTCAGGCCCTGCGCCACAAGATAACGCCCAGTCTCAACTACACCTATGCCCCCGACCTGCGCACCGAAGAGCGTTTCCCGGTGGGCTCGACGGTGCTTAATGGATATATTAACCAGTTTGGGCAACCCGTCTACAACACTACGCGGGCCAACCAAGTGCTGCTCAACAACTACACTTTTGACTCTTACCAGAGTTTCCTCTACGGCACGCCAGGCGGCAGCAGCCAGAACACGATTTCGTTCAGCCTCCAAAACGCGGTGGAAATGAAAATTCGGGATTCCAACGATACGACTGGCCTCAACCCGTTCAAGAAATCCAACCTGATTGAAGGACTCGACTTCAACATTGGCTACAACCTGAACAACGGGGAAGCCGACTCGTTGAGGCTGACGCCCCTGGGCGTGAACTTCCGCACCCAGATTGCCAAGAAGCTGAACCTGAACAGCACCGCCACCTTCAGCGCCTACCAGCGCGACGCCAGCGGCCGTACCATCAACAAGTACTTGTTCGAAGCCGACCCACGCAAGCTCCTGCGCCTGACCTCGGCCAGCTTTGGGGCCACCTATAGCTTCAACCCCGCCACGGGCAAGAAGAAAAGCACCATTCCGCGCGCCGTGGCCCCGGCCAACGACCCCACCCTGGGCACCGTGGGCCCGCCCAACTACTACGCCGACTACGTCGATTTCGACATTCCGTGGGAGCTGTCCCTGACCTATGCGGCCGGCTACACCACCAACCCGGTGCCGCTCACACAGGCCTACCTCGACGCCAACTTCCAGGGCCGGCGCCCGCCCATTCTGGCCCTGAACACGGTCGGCGTGACGGGCTCCGTGAAGCTCACCGAGAACCTGCGCCTGAGCTACAACCTGGGCTACGACATCACCAATCAATCCATCACGTACCCGAACATCACCTTCTTCCGCGATTTGCACTGCTGGCAAATCAACGGTACCTGGATTCCCTTCGGAATTACGAAAGGCTACAATTTCACCATTGCGGCCAAGAGCAGTTTATTGCAAGATTTAAAGATTAATCGAAACCGCTACGCGCAGTTTCAGTAG
- a CDS encoding response regulator, with protein MNPFFLRVLLAADSAPDTTAVEYYLHDAGHEVVRVEAHGDTALKAARLVHPDLVVLSGSLPGSLDGVALAAALQQQVLAPTPVIIVTDPAELPALLARQIPSAAWPCHSEASTLPDAAA; from the coding sequence ATGAATCCCTTCTTCCTCCGCGTGCTCCTGGCCGCCGATTCGGCCCCCGACACCACCGCCGTTGAATACTACCTGCACGACGCAGGCCATGAAGTGGTGCGCGTGGAGGCCCACGGCGACACGGCCCTCAAAGCCGCCCGCCTCGTGCACCCCGACCTAGTGGTGCTTAGCGGCTCCCTGCCCGGCAGCCTCGACGGTGTGGCCCTGGCCGCGGCGCTCCAGCAGCAGGTGCTGGCGCCCACACCCGTCATCATCGTCACCGACCCGGCCGAGCTGCCCGCGCTGCTGGCGCGGCAAATTCCGTCCGCTGCCTGGCCCTGCCATTCCGAAGCCTCCACACTGCCCGATGCCGCCGCTTAA
- the panB gene encoding 3-methyl-2-oxobutanoate hydroxymethyltransferase yields MSQHKEVKLITTHQMLAMKQRGEKISMLTAYDYSMAQILDGAGVDVLLVGDSASNVMAGHETTLPITLDQMIYHAQSVVRAVKRAFVVVDMPFGSYQGNSSVALQSAIRIMKESGGHGVKLEGGAEVKDSIIRILTAGIPVMGHLGLTPQSIYKFGTYTVRAKEEAEAQKLLEDARLLQEIGCFGLVLEKIPAALAKRVAEELTIPVIGIGAGPDVDGQVLVVHDMLGLTKEFKPRFLRRYAELHDIMTEAVQHYVADVKNREFPSKEEGY; encoded by the coding sequence ATGTCCCAGCACAAGGAAGTTAAGCTCATCACCACCCACCAGATGCTCGCCATGAAGCAGCGGGGGGAAAAAATCTCCATGCTCACGGCCTACGACTACTCGATGGCCCAGATTCTGGACGGCGCCGGCGTCGACGTGCTGCTCGTCGGCGACTCCGCCTCCAACGTGATGGCCGGGCACGAAACCACCCTGCCCATTACCCTCGACCAGATGATATACCACGCCCAGAGCGTGGTGCGCGCCGTGAAGCGGGCCTTCGTAGTGGTGGACATGCCGTTTGGTTCCTACCAAGGCAACTCGTCGGTGGCCCTGCAGTCGGCCATTCGCATCATGAAGGAGAGCGGCGGCCACGGCGTGAAGCTCGAAGGCGGCGCCGAGGTGAAAGACAGCATCATCCGCATTCTCACGGCCGGCATTCCGGTGATGGGCCACCTGGGCCTCACGCCGCAGTCCATTTACAAGTTTGGCACCTACACCGTGCGCGCCAAGGAAGAAGCCGAGGCCCAGAAGCTGCTCGAAGATGCTCGCCTGCTGCAGGAAATCGGCTGCTTTGGGCTGGTGCTGGAGAAAATTCCGGCCGCGCTGGCTAAGCGTGTGGCCGAAGAGCTCACCATTCCCGTCATCGGCATCGGCGCCGGCCCCGACGTGGATGGGCAGGTACTGGTGGTCCATGACATGCTAGGCCTCACCAAGGAGTTCAAGCCCCGCTTCCTGCGCCGCTACGCCGAGTTGCACGACATTATGACCGAGGCCGTGCAGCACTACGTGGCGGACGTGAAAAACCGCGAGTTTCCCAGCAAGGAGGAAGGGTATTAA
- a CDS encoding RluA family pseudouridine synthase, protein MNRPNLWSEGREILFEDNHLLVINKPAGILVQGDATGDEPLSKKAAEYLRFKYKKPGEAFVGVCHRIDRPVSGIVILAKTSKALSRLNELFRDDKIHKTYWALTGKPPIPENGTLIHWLVKDTVRNVTKAYPTAHGQGLRSELKYELLGQAGNRYLLQVNPVTGRPHQIRTQLATGLSTPIVGDVKYGFIAPLPDVSIALHARQLQLQHPVTKETMTFTAPLPDAAHWDAAREYYQ, encoded by the coding sequence GTGAACCGTCCCAACCTGTGGTCCGAAGGCAGAGAAATTCTGTTTGAAGACAATCATTTGCTCGTCATCAACAAGCCCGCCGGCATCCTCGTGCAGGGCGACGCCACCGGCGATGAGCCCCTGTCGAAGAAAGCCGCCGAGTACCTGCGCTTCAAGTACAAGAAGCCCGGCGAGGCCTTCGTGGGCGTATGCCACCGCATCGACCGGCCGGTGTCCGGCATCGTCATCCTGGCCAAAACCAGCAAGGCTTTGAGCCGGCTGAACGAGCTGTTTCGCGATGACAAAATTCACAAAACCTACTGGGCCCTCACCGGCAAGCCGCCCATTCCGGAAAATGGCACGCTCATTCACTGGCTGGTGAAAGACACCGTGCGCAACGTGACCAAGGCCTACCCCACCGCCCACGGCCAGGGCCTGCGCTCCGAGCTGAAATACGAGCTGCTGGGCCAGGCCGGCAACCGCTACCTGCTGCAGGTGAATCCCGTGACGGGCCGCCCGCACCAGATTCGGACCCAACTGGCCACGGGCCTGAGCACGCCCATTGTGGGCGACGTGAAATACGGCTTCATTGCCCCGCTGCCCGACGTGAGCATTGCCCTGCATGCCCGCCAGCTGCAATTGCAGCATCCCGTCACGAAGGAAACGATGACCTTCACCGCCCCGCTGCCCGATGCCGCGCACTGGGACGCGGCGCGTGAGTACTATCAGTAA
- a CDS encoding acyl-CoA desaturase, giving the protein MAILIFFVAHYYLSLFTQTFYLHRYAAHKMFTMNKFWEKFFFLFTYLCQGSSFLSPRAYALLHRMHHAYSDTELDPHSPHFSNNAFDMMWKTKVIYNDVVNNNHAGAKRFEGDIPEWNWLDKFGGTVYSRLGWGTAYVLFYINFATAWWQYLLLPIHFLMGPIHGAIVNWGGHKYGYQNFDNNDKSMNTLALDFLAFGELFQNNHHKLPMRVNFGVKWWEFDPTYVAIWSLDKVGIIKVKRKNMNLNTISKQVRTKREAVAA; this is encoded by the coding sequence ATGGCTATTCTGATTTTCTTCGTTGCCCACTACTACTTATCGCTGTTCACGCAGACGTTTTACCTGCACCGCTACGCTGCGCATAAAATGTTTACGATGAACAAGTTCTGGGAGAAGTTCTTCTTCCTGTTCACCTACCTCTGCCAGGGCAGCAGCTTTCTCTCGCCCCGGGCCTACGCGCTGCTGCACCGCATGCACCACGCCTACTCCGACACCGAGCTGGACCCGCACTCGCCCCACTTCTCGAACAACGCGTTCGATATGATGTGGAAGACGAAAGTGATTTATAACGACGTGGTAAACAACAACCACGCGGGCGCCAAGCGCTTCGAGGGCGACATTCCGGAGTGGAACTGGCTCGACAAATTTGGCGGCACGGTGTATTCGCGCCTGGGCTGGGGCACGGCCTACGTGCTGTTCTACATCAACTTCGCCACGGCCTGGTGGCAGTACCTGTTGCTGCCCATCCACTTCCTGATGGGCCCCATCCACGGCGCCATCGTGAACTGGGGCGGCCACAAGTACGGCTACCAGAACTTCGACAACAACGACAAATCGATGAACACGCTGGCGCTGGACTTCCTGGCCTTTGGTGAGCTGTTTCAGAACAACCACCACAAGCTTCCCATGCGCGTCAACTTCGGCGTGAAGTGGTGGGAATTTGACCCCACCTACGTCGCCATCTGGAGCCTCGACAAGGTGGGCATCATCAAGGTGAAGCGCAAAAACATGAACCTGAACACGATTTCCAAACAGGTTCGAACCAAGCGTGAGGCTGTGGCAGCGTAG
- a CDS encoding 30S ribosomal protein S16 — MAVKIRLARRGRKKASTYDIVVADSRSPRDGRFIEKLGTYNPHTNPATINYDADRAFYWMMTGAQPTDTVRAMLSYRGVLYRRHLQLGVDKGAITQEVADQRFDAWKQEKDAKIEGKRTGLVDAKEEARKAALAAETKVKEARAENLRQKQAALLAANAPAPAAEEAADAAEAPAAEATEAAAE; from the coding sequence ATGGCAGTTAAAATCCGCCTTGCCCGTCGTGGCCGCAAAAAGGCTTCGACTTACGACATCGTAGTAGCCGACTCCCGCTCGCCCCGCGACGGCCGTTTCATCGAGAAACTCGGCACCTACAACCCCCACACCAACCCCGCCACCATCAACTACGACGCCGACCGCGCGTTCTACTGGATGATGACCGGTGCTCAGCCCACCGACACCGTGCGGGCCATGCTCAGCTACCGCGGCGTACTCTACCGTCGTCACCTGCAGTTGGGTGTCGACAAAGGCGCCATCACCCAGGAGGTGGCCGACCAGCGTTTCGACGCCTGGAAACAGGAGAAAGACGCCAAAATCGAAGGCAAGCGCACCGGCTTGGTTGACGCGAAAGAAGAAGCCCGCAAAGCTGCCCTTGCCGCCGAAACCAAGGTGAAAGAAGCCCGTGCCGAAAACCTGCGTCAGAAGCAGGCTGCCCTGCTGGCTGCTAACGCCCCCGCTCCGGCCGCCGAAGAAGCTGCTGACGCTGCCGAAGCTCCGGCTGCTGAGGCTACCGAAGCTGCTGCCGAGTAG
- the rimM gene encoding ribosome maturation factor RimM (Essential for efficient processing of 16S rRNA) encodes MTLDETYQLGYILKTHGLRGHVAAHFDVDDVADYLKLKTVYLALPAAPAKLVEHKVEKVQSQSGNKVLLKLRGIDRIEEAEPLRGSQLYLPLTELPALEDDQFYFHDVVGFTVVDSTLGELGTVENFYELPQQDMLAMRYQGQEVLIPVVDELVSHADHEKKQVHVNLPEGLLDVYLKPSSRDKDEPDEFDEA; translated from the coding sequence ATGACCCTCGACGAAACCTATCAGCTCGGCTACATCCTCAAAACCCACGGCCTGCGCGGCCACGTAGCCGCCCACTTCGACGTGGACGACGTAGCTGATTATCTCAAGCTTAAAACTGTATACCTCGCCCTGCCTGCCGCCCCAGCCAAGCTGGTAGAGCACAAGGTGGAAAAGGTGCAGTCCCAATCCGGCAATAAGGTGCTGCTCAAGCTGCGCGGCATCGACCGGATTGAGGAGGCCGAGCCTTTGCGCGGCTCGCAGCTCTACCTGCCCCTGACCGAATTGCCGGCGCTGGAAGACGACCAGTTTTACTTCCACGACGTTGTCGGCTTCACCGTGGTCGATTCAACCCTGGGCGAGCTGGGCACCGTGGAAAATTTCTACGAGCTGCCGCAGCAGGACATGCTGGCCATGCGCTACCAGGGCCAGGAAGTGCTGATTCCGGTGGTGGACGAGCTGGTGAGCCACGCCGACCACGAGAAAAAGCAAGTCCACGTGAACCTACCTGAAGGGTTGCTTGACGTGTACCTCAAACCCTCGTCGCGCGATAAGGACGAGCCCGACGAATTCGACGAAGCTTAA
- the trmD gene encoding tRNA (guanosine(37)-N1)-methyltransferase TrmD produces MRIDILTCLPELLVSPFSHSIVKRAQDKGLAEIHLHQLRDKAINKHGQIDDFVFGGGAGMVLRVEPIAAWIDELQAQRPYDAIIYLTPDGETLRQPLANRLSLLQNIIMLCGHYKGIDERIRQTYITHEISVGDYVLSGGELGAAILVDAVVRLLPGVLGNEESALSDSFQDDLLAPPIYTRPAEWRGQAVPDILLSGNTPKIEEWRHEQALARTQQRRPDLLA; encoded by the coding sequence ATGCGCATCGACATCCTCACCTGCCTGCCCGAGTTGCTGGTCAGCCCGTTTTCGCATTCCATTGTGAAGCGGGCCCAGGACAAGGGCCTGGCCGAAATTCACCTGCACCAGCTCCGCGATAAGGCCATCAACAAGCACGGCCAGATTGACGACTTCGTGTTTGGCGGTGGCGCGGGCATGGTATTGCGCGTCGAGCCCATTGCGGCCTGGATAGATGAGCTGCAGGCCCAACGGCCCTACGACGCCATCATCTACCTCACGCCCGACGGCGAAACCCTGCGCCAACCGCTGGCCAACCGGCTGTCGTTGCTGCAAAACATCATCATGCTCTGCGGCCATTACAAAGGCATTGATGAGCGTATTCGCCAGACCTACATCACCCACGAAATAAGCGTGGGCGACTACGTGCTGAGCGGGGGCGAGCTGGGCGCGGCCATTCTGGTCGATGCCGTGGTGCGGCTGCTCCCGGGCGTGTTGGGCAATGAGGAGTCGGCGCTTTCTGACTCTTTTCAGGACGATTTGCTGGCGCCGCCCATCTACACCCGCCCGGCCGAATGGCGCGGACAGGCCGTGCCCGACATTCTGCTATCGGGCAATACGCCGAAGATTGAGGAGTGGCGGCACGAGCAGGCACTGGCCCGCACGCAGCAGCGCCGGCCCGATTTGTTGGCTTAA
- the rplS gene encoding 50S ribosomal protein L19, with the protein MSVLLDFIQAESQERRASFPDFAAGDTINVHVKIREGNKERIQQFQGVVLQRRNPSSNGETFTVRKISNQIGTERIFPLLSPNIDKIEVIRRGKVRRARLFYLRGLSGKQARIKERRLNVAKATA; encoded by the coding sequence ATGAGCGTACTACTTGACTTTATCCAGGCCGAATCGCAGGAGCGCCGCGCCAGCTTTCCCGACTTCGCCGCCGGCGACACGATTAACGTGCACGTGAAAATCCGCGAGGGCAACAAGGAGCGCATCCAGCAGTTCCAGGGCGTGGTGCTGCAGCGCCGCAACCCCAGCTCAAACGGTGAAACCTTCACCGTGCGCAAGATTTCGAACCAAATCGGCACCGAGCGTATTTTCCCCCTGCTGTCGCCGAACATCGACAAAATCGAGGTTATCCGTCGCGGCAAAGTGCGTCGCGCCCGTCTGTTCTACCTGCGCGGCCTGTCGGGCAAGCAGGCTCGTATCAAAGAGCGGCGCTTGAACGTGGCCAAGGCTACTGCCTAA
- a CDS encoding 6-pyruvoyl trahydropterin synthase family protein: MQVTVCRTEHFNAAHRLYNPAWSDEQNQRVFGLCNNPNYHGHNYNLTVRLTGEVDPETGYVYDLKRLSDLLKREVLNRFDHRNLNLDTDDFRNLNPTAENIAVVIWQRLRPHLDAGLALSVTLYETDRNFVEYHG, encoded by the coding sequence ATGCAAGTCACCGTTTGCCGCACCGAGCACTTCAACGCCGCCCACCGCCTGTACAACCCTGCGTGGAGCGACGAGCAGAACCAGCGGGTTTTTGGCCTTTGCAACAACCCTAACTACCACGGACACAACTACAACCTGACCGTGCGGCTAACGGGTGAGGTCGACCCCGAAACGGGGTATGTGTATGACTTGAAGCGGCTTAGTGATTTGCTCAAGCGCGAGGTGCTGAACCGCTTCGACCACCGCAACCTGAACCTTGATACGGATGACTTCCGCAATCTGAACCCCACGGCCGAAAATATCGCCGTGGTAATTTGGCAGCGCCTGCGGCCGCACCTGGACGCCGGCCTGGCGCTTTCGGTCACGCTCTACGAGACGGACCGTAACTTTGTAGAATACCATGGATAA